In Nonomuraea sp. NBC_00507, the following are encoded in one genomic region:
- a CDS encoding alginate lyase family protein codes for MVRPRSRGSLLLLTVALVITLSTGAVPAPAAVARSAPAAFAHPGVLVSRAQLDFVRSKVNAGAQPWKAAYDQMVASSLASLSRTPKPRAVVECGSYSNPNYGCTDERQDALAAYTDALIWYISRDSRYAQKAIQIMDAWSAVITDHTNSNAPLQTGWAGSSWPRAAEIIRYTSTGWSATGVNRFATMLRNVYLPEVINGRATTNGNWELSMMDAAIGIAVFLEDRAAYDKAVSTFRARMPAYIYLTGDGALPKGPAGSSIDTRDEIVAYWHGQETFVNGLSQETCRDFTHTGYGLAAIAHIAETSRIQGQDLYPEIADRLRHALGLHAKYQLGTAVLSWLCGGGLTLGLGPVTEVGFNALNNRMGIAMSNTQALTERQRPAGTNNLFVAWETLTHAGNPN; via the coding sequence ATGGTCCGTCCCCGTAGTCGCGGGAGCCTGTTGTTACTCACGGTCGCGCTGGTCATCACATTGAGCACCGGAGCCGTGCCGGCACCCGCCGCCGTGGCCCGCAGCGCCCCGGCCGCCTTCGCACATCCCGGCGTGCTCGTCAGCAGGGCCCAGCTCGACTTCGTCCGCTCCAAGGTCAACGCCGGCGCCCAGCCGTGGAAGGCCGCCTACGACCAGATGGTCGCCAGCAGCCTCGCGTCGTTGTCACGTACCCCGAAGCCGCGGGCCGTCGTGGAGTGCGGCTCGTACTCGAATCCCAACTACGGCTGCACGGACGAGCGCCAGGACGCGCTGGCCGCGTACACCGACGCGCTGATCTGGTACATCTCGCGCGACAGCCGGTACGCGCAGAAGGCCATCCAGATCATGGACGCCTGGTCCGCCGTGATCACCGACCACACCAACAGCAACGCCCCGCTCCAGACGGGGTGGGCAGGCTCGTCCTGGCCCAGGGCGGCCGAGATCATCCGGTACACCTCCACCGGGTGGTCCGCCACGGGGGTCAACCGCTTCGCGACCATGCTCAGGAACGTCTACCTGCCCGAGGTCATCAACGGCCGGGCCACCACCAACGGCAACTGGGAGTTGTCGATGATGGACGCGGCCATCGGGATCGCGGTGTTCCTGGAGGACAGGGCAGCCTATGACAAGGCCGTGAGCACGTTCCGGGCCCGCATGCCCGCCTACATCTACCTCACCGGTGACGGCGCTCTTCCCAAGGGACCGGCCGGCAGCAGCATCGACACGCGGGACGAGATCGTCGCGTACTGGCATGGCCAGGAGACCTTCGTCAACGGGCTGTCCCAGGAGACCTGCCGCGACTTCACCCACACCGGCTACGGCCTGGCGGCGATCGCGCACATCGCCGAGACCTCCCGGATCCAGGGGCAGGACCTCTACCCGGAGATCGCCGACCGGCTGCGGCACGCGCTCGGCCTGCACGCCAAATACCAGCTCGGCACAGCCGTCCTGTCCTGGTTGTGCGGCGGCGGCCTCACGCTGGGCCTGGGCCCGGTCACGGAGGTCGGCTTCAACGCCCTGAACAACCGCATGGGCATCGCGATGAGCAACACTCAGGCTCTCACCGAGCGGCAGCGCCCGGCGGGCACAAACAACCTCTTCGTCGCCTGGGAGACCCTCACCCACGCCGGCAACCCGAACTGA
- a CDS encoding substrate-binding domain-containing protein produces the protein MRALVSAPLLVLALVGCSNASSDAGAGSSAPSTEPAAAASGAGLQSGLGSRAQNRKITFLLSQDPGDSFWGTISQGAKDAAKLFNVELNLQTSQGDPGKYNDLIGSAVADKPAAIAVVIDDPKRYTENVCAASKAGIAVLAYNITQEGDVAACTSGFVGQNFEDAGFLLGQRLIAEAKLPQGAKVFTPVEFPDQVYAIQRNAGVQKALDAIGAKTETVATGIDDAGALDKMSQYLLGHKDVAAIVPLGGTPHRNIEAAMNDVGVKVPVVGFDLSKPVIDGIKSGTIIAAADQQPYIQGFQTVAQLALKLDFGLSPATINSGGGGLVDKSNVAVVEQLAGTIR, from the coding sequence TTGCGCGCTCTAGTTTCCGCGCCCCTTCTCGTGCTCGCCCTCGTCGGCTGCTCGAACGCCTCGAGCGATGCCGGCGCCGGTTCGAGCGCACCGTCCACAGAGCCCGCCGCGGCCGCCTCGGGGGCGGGGCTGCAGTCCGGGCTCGGCAGCCGGGCCCAGAACCGTAAGATCACGTTCCTGCTCTCCCAGGATCCGGGGGACTCCTTCTGGGGCACCATCTCGCAGGGCGCCAAGGACGCGGCCAAACTGTTCAACGTCGAGCTCAACCTGCAGACGAGCCAGGGCGACCCGGGCAAGTACAACGACCTGATCGGCAGCGCCGTCGCGGACAAGCCCGCCGCCATCGCCGTGGTGATCGACGACCCGAAGCGCTACACCGAGAACGTCTGCGCCGCCTCCAAGGCCGGCATCGCGGTGCTCGCGTACAACATCACGCAGGAAGGCGACGTCGCCGCGTGCACCTCGGGCTTCGTCGGCCAGAACTTCGAGGACGCGGGCTTCCTGCTCGGCCAGCGCCTGATCGCCGAAGCGAAGCTGCCGCAGGGAGCCAAGGTGTTCACCCCGGTCGAGTTCCCCGACCAGGTGTACGCCATCCAGCGCAACGCCGGGGTCCAGAAGGCCCTCGACGCCATCGGCGCGAAGACCGAGACGGTCGCGACCGGCATCGACGACGCGGGCGCGCTGGACAAGATGAGTCAGTATCTGCTCGGTCACAAGGACGTCGCGGCCATCGTGCCGCTGGGCGGCACCCCGCACCGCAACATCGAGGCGGCCATGAACGACGTCGGCGTCAAGGTCCCGGTGGTCGGCTTCGACCTGTCCAAGCCGGTCATCGACGGCATCAAGAGCGGGACCATCATCGCCGCCGCGGACCAGCAGCCGTACATCCAGGGCTTCCAGACCGTGGCCCAACTGGCTCTGAAGCTCGACTTCGGCCTCAGCCCCGCCACGATCAACTCCGGCGGCGGCGGTCTGGTGGACAAGTCCAACGTCGCGGTCGTCGAGCAACTGGCAGGCACGATCCGCTGA
- a CDS encoding Gfo/Idh/MocA family protein, with product MTIKVGVIGTGNIGADHVTRLSSQVVGSTVAAVFDVDTARAEQVAANAGAVARGSALEVIDDPGVDAVVLASPGDLHAEQVLACIAAEKPVLCEKPLATTAADCLKVLEAEVATGRRWIQVGFMRRYDPGYKVVKDAVDDGTIGEPLLAHMIHRNAVVPDSFTSPMAMTDSVIHEIDTTRWLLGQEIVRTTVVATKPSPLAAAHLRDPQIVLLELAGGGVVTVEVFVNCQYGYDVRCEVVGSTGVVTLENPTANAVIRDGHSARTVPADWRVRFGATYLAELQEWITGLRSGVVGGPSAWDGYAATAVAESAVASLDSGAPALVSLVERPGLYA from the coding sequence GTGACAATCAAGGTCGGCGTCATCGGGACCGGCAACATCGGGGCCGACCACGTGACACGTCTGTCGTCCCAGGTCGTCGGATCCACGGTGGCCGCCGTGTTCGACGTGGACACCGCCCGGGCTGAGCAGGTCGCCGCGAACGCCGGCGCCGTGGCGCGGGGGAGCGCGCTGGAGGTCATCGACGACCCCGGCGTCGACGCCGTGGTCCTCGCCTCACCGGGCGACCTCCACGCCGAGCAGGTCCTGGCCTGCATCGCCGCGGAGAAGCCCGTGCTCTGCGAGAAGCCGCTGGCCACCACGGCGGCGGACTGCCTGAAGGTCCTCGAGGCGGAGGTCGCCACCGGCCGCCGCTGGATCCAGGTCGGCTTCATGCGCCGCTACGACCCCGGCTACAAGGTCGTCAAGGACGCCGTCGACGACGGCACGATCGGCGAGCCGCTGCTGGCCCACATGATCCACCGCAACGCGGTCGTGCCCGACTCCTTCACCAGCCCCATGGCGATGACCGACTCGGTCATTCACGAGATCGACACCACCCGCTGGCTGCTCGGCCAGGAGATCGTGCGCACCACAGTCGTCGCCACCAAGCCGAGCCCGCTGGCCGCCGCCCACCTGCGCGACCCGCAGATCGTCCTGCTGGAGCTAGCCGGCGGCGGCGTGGTCACCGTCGAGGTGTTCGTCAACTGCCAGTACGGCTACGACGTGCGCTGCGAGGTCGTGGGCTCCACCGGCGTCGTGACGCTGGAGAACCCCACTGCCAATGCGGTGATCCGCGACGGCCACAGCGCCCGGACGGTCCCGGCCGACTGGCGGGTCCGGTTCGGCGCGACGTACCTGGCCGAACTGCAGGAGTGGATCACCGGGCTGCGGTCCGGGGTCGTCGGCGGGCCGAGCGCGTGGGACGGCTACGCGGCCACCGCCGTCGCGGAGAGCGCCGTCGCCTCGCTCGACTCGGGCGCGCCCGCCCTGGTCAGCCTGGTGGAGCGGCCCGGTCTGTACGCCTGA
- a CDS encoding ABC transporter permease, with protein sequence MSNTTSGGAPSPTMQDQPTVAVPTPQVRTEPFGGWLRLVRGRGALEIGIIFVLVQIGCVIAYLVAPDSFPYLSEANFNVLSQSIPVLAILAIGAGVLMIAGEFDLSLGMNYTFCALVFIHWYSSGNVIGAFLVTFAMGIGIALLNGVIVARFKIPSFIVTLGMMLFWDGAALFYNGTSAARMQRGETLQTIFAGQIGPFRGQVVWLVLVGVFFWVLMHRHKLGNHIFAVGGNESAARAISINPARVKLIAFGILGLCVALAAILVAVRTQSVQPGTGRGMELQAIAAAVVGGVSLRGGKGSVLGMVLGAALILVLQDILLLSGAPGFYLNLFIGVIIVAAAVFNRLIEGKAE encoded by the coding sequence ATGAGCAACACGACCAGCGGCGGAGCGCCGTCGCCGACGATGCAGGATCAGCCCACGGTGGCGGTCCCCACCCCTCAAGTCCGTACTGAGCCGTTCGGCGGGTGGCTTCGGCTGGTGCGCGGCCGAGGCGCGCTCGAGATCGGCATCATCTTCGTGCTGGTGCAGATCGGGTGCGTCATCGCCTACCTGGTGGCGCCGGACAGCTTCCCCTACCTGTCAGAGGCCAACTTCAACGTCCTCAGCCAGTCGATCCCGGTCCTCGCGATCCTGGCGATCGGCGCGGGCGTGCTGATGATCGCGGGCGAGTTCGACCTGTCGCTGGGGATGAACTACACCTTCTGCGCGCTGGTGTTCATCCACTGGTACTCCAGCGGGAACGTCATCGGCGCGTTCCTCGTGACCTTCGCCATGGGCATCGGCATCGCCCTGCTCAACGGCGTGATCGTGGCCAGGTTCAAGATCCCGTCGTTCATCGTCACGCTCGGCATGATGTTGTTCTGGGATGGCGCCGCGCTGTTCTACAACGGCACCTCGGCCGCGCGCATGCAGCGCGGCGAGACCCTGCAGACCATCTTCGCCGGGCAGATCGGCCCCTTCCGCGGTCAGGTCGTGTGGCTGGTCCTGGTCGGGGTGTTCTTCTGGGTGCTCATGCACCGCCACAAGCTCGGCAACCACATCTTCGCCGTCGGCGGCAACGAGTCCGCGGCCCGGGCGATCTCCATCAACCCGGCCCGCGTCAAGCTGATCGCCTTCGGCATCCTCGGGCTGTGCGTGGCGCTCGCCGCGATCCTCGTCGCCGTGCGGACGCAGTCCGTCCAGCCCGGCACCGGCCGCGGCATGGAGCTGCAGGCCATCGCCGCGGCCGTGGTCGGCGGCGTGTCGCTGCGCGGCGGCAAGGGGAGCGTGCTCGGCATGGTGCTCGGTGCGGCGCTCATCCTCGTGCTGCAGGACATCCTGCTGCTCTCCGGCGCCCCCGGCTTCTACCTCAACCTCTTCATCGGCGTGATCATCGTCGCCGCCGCCGTCTTCAACCGCCTCATCGAAGGGAAAGCCGAATGA
- a CDS encoding ATP-binding cassette domain-containing protein, translating to MSSNGPEPEGEVLLELSGITKRYGPNVVLNDVGFQIRKGEVVGLLGDNGAGKSTLVKIMSGVIRADAGEYAWRGEKLTAPTRQDTERLGIETIFQDSALVPSLTITRNIFMGRELTNRLGLLKLRAMDRIAGDILDSVVTIEGIKSPRQLVSSLSGGQQQAVAIARAVHFKRSLLILDEPTSALAVRATEALLAYLTRLKGEGVSSVLVTHNLHHAYEVCDRHIVMNHGRKILDTTREQTSVKELTAAVVEGETGLRRHRETLTTDGR from the coding sequence ATGAGCTCGAACGGCCCCGAGCCGGAGGGCGAGGTCCTCCTGGAGCTGTCGGGCATCACCAAGCGCTACGGGCCCAACGTCGTCCTCAACGACGTCGGCTTCCAGATCCGCAAGGGCGAGGTGGTCGGCCTGCTCGGCGACAACGGCGCGGGCAAATCCACCCTGGTCAAGATCATGTCGGGGGTTATCCGGGCGGACGCCGGCGAATACGCCTGGCGTGGCGAGAAGCTGACCGCGCCGACCCGCCAGGACACCGAGAGGCTCGGCATCGAGACGATCTTCCAGGATTCGGCGCTCGTCCCGTCGCTCACCATCACCCGCAACATCTTCATGGGCCGCGAGCTCACCAACCGGCTCGGCCTGCTGAAGCTGCGCGCGATGGACCGCATCGCCGGGGACATCCTCGACAGCGTCGTGACGATCGAGGGCATCAAGAGCCCCCGGCAGCTCGTCAGCTCGCTCTCGGGCGGGCAGCAGCAGGCGGTGGCGATCGCCCGCGCCGTGCACTTCAAACGCAGCCTGCTCATCCTCGACGAGCCCACCAGCGCCCTGGCCGTGCGGGCCACCGAGGCCCTGCTGGCCTACCTCACCCGGCTCAAGGGCGAGGGCGTCAGCTCCGTGCTGGTCACGCACAACCTCCACCACGCGTACGAGGTGTGCGACCGGCACATCGTGATGAACCACGGGCGCAAGATCCTCGACACCACGCGCGAGCAGACCTCCGTCAAGGAGCTCACCGCCGCCGTGGTCGAGGGCGAGACCGGGCTGCGGCGCCACCGCGAGACCCTGACCACTGATGGGAGATAG
- a CDS encoding ATP-binding protein, translating into MILPEGRLEAIEDHIVGIAEPAGRLTAAGQHLRRGLLLYGPPGTGKTHTTRYLISRLREHTTVLMTGPAMRKIDYAMAMARKLQPSIVVVEDVDLIAEDRSQYESSPLLFSLLDAMDGISGDVDVTFVLTTLTDGHFDTALQAMAGDNQMLTRGSHGRRPQGRANSSAVAPSQLLKRADSALTYRADATAGAMLDRLRGAASLR; encoded by the coding sequence GTGATCCTGCCGGAGGGCCGGCTCGAGGCCATCGAGGATCACATCGTGGGCATCGCCGAGCCGGCCGGCCGCCTCACCGCGGCCGGCCAGCACCTGCGCCGGGGGCTGCTGCTCTACGGCCCGCCCGGCACCGGCAAGACCCACACCACGCGCTACCTCATCAGCCGGTTGCGCGAGCACACGACGGTGCTGATGACGGGGCCCGCCATGCGCAAGATCGACTACGCGATGGCGATGGCCCGCAAGCTCCAGCCGTCCATCGTGGTCGTCGAGGACGTCGACCTCATCGCCGAAGACCGCAGCCAGTACGAGAGCAGCCCGCTGCTGTTCTCCCTGCTGGACGCCATGGATGGGATCAGCGGCGACGTCGACGTCACGTTCGTCCTGACGACGCTCACCGACGGCCACTTCGACACGGCCCTGCAGGCCATGGCAGGCGACAACCAGATGCTCACCCGCGGCAGTCACGGTCGCCGGCCCCAAGGACGAGCGAACTCCAGCGCGGTTGCACCCTCCCAGCTGCTGAAACGCGCCGACAGCGCCCTCACCTATCGCGCCGACGCCACGGCCGGCGCGATGCTTGATCGACTTCGCGGCGCCGCCTCGCTAAGGTGA
- a CDS encoding TIM barrel protein — MTLSRVRLGTAPDSWGVWFPDDPNQVPWDRFLDEVAAAGYQWIELGPYGYLPTDPEQLCDELGLRGLRLSGGAVFSGLHRGREALKQAIEECRAEARLLTALGATYLVSLPEGYTDLDGNLTQPVDLTPEQWKDLTTGMSELARVLHEECGVELVFHPHADSHVDTQERVLRFLEDTDPEVVSLCLDTGHISYCGGDNIAIIRAFPERIGYVHLKQVDPEIVRQVREENLCFAEAVRRGAMIEPPGGIPAMEPLLAELGKLDADLFAIVEQDLYPCPPDTPLPIATRTRTYLNGCGLRP, encoded by the coding sequence ATGACGTTGTCCCGCGTCCGGCTGGGCACCGCCCCCGACTCCTGGGGCGTGTGGTTCCCCGACGACCCGAACCAGGTGCCCTGGGACCGCTTCCTCGACGAGGTTGCCGCGGCCGGCTACCAATGGATCGAGCTCGGCCCGTACGGCTACCTGCCCACCGACCCCGAGCAGCTGTGTGATGAGCTCGGCCTGCGCGGGCTCCGGCTGTCCGGTGGCGCGGTGTTCTCCGGCCTGCACCGCGGCCGGGAAGCGCTGAAGCAGGCCATCGAAGAGTGCCGCGCGGAGGCCAGGCTGCTCACCGCGCTCGGCGCCACGTACCTGGTCTCGCTGCCCGAGGGCTACACCGACCTCGACGGGAACCTCACCCAGCCGGTGGACCTGACCCCCGAGCAGTGGAAGGACCTCACCACGGGCATGTCGGAGCTGGCCCGCGTCCTCCACGAGGAATGCGGCGTCGAGCTGGTCTTCCACCCCCACGCCGACAGCCACGTCGACACCCAGGAACGCGTGCTGCGCTTCCTGGAGGACACCGACCCCGAGGTCGTCTCCCTCTGCCTCGACACCGGCCACATCTCCTACTGCGGCGGGGACAACATCGCGATCATCCGCGCGTTCCCCGAGCGGATCGGGTACGTGCATCTCAAGCAGGTGGACCCCGAGATCGTCCGGCAGGTCCGCGAGGAGAACCTGTGCTTCGCCGAGGCCGTACGGCGCGGAGCCATGATCGAACCGCCCGGCGGCATCCCCGCCATGGAGCCGCTGCTGGCCGAGCTCGGCAAGCTGGACGCCGACCTGTTCGCGATCGTCGAGCAGGACCTCTACCCCTGCCCGCCGGACACCCCGCTGCCCATCGCCACCCGCACCCGCACGTACCTCAACGGCTGCGGCCTGCGTCCCTGA
- a CDS encoding sugar phosphate isomerase/epimerase family protein, producing the protein MKIALDPYMVRHTPLLELPALVADLGYEYVELSPREDFLPFFLHPRADRDTVAAFKSALAAADVKLASVLPLYRWSGPDEEERQAAVRYWKRAIEITVELGCTVMNSEFNGRPEQASRSEAMFWRSMEELLPVFEREGVELRLEPHPDDFVEDGKTAVDMVRGINSPHVSFLYCAPHTFHQGGNLTEIMEYAGDLLTHVHVADSFDHRASSGLRYIVNPPGSTARVHQHLNIGQGEVDWDEFFGILGRLGFDGIMTACVFAWEDKARESNLFMLQEMTKRTASW; encoded by the coding sequence ATGAAGATCGCCCTCGATCCGTACATGGTGCGCCACACGCCACTGCTCGAGCTGCCCGCGCTGGTCGCGGACCTCGGCTACGAGTACGTCGAGCTGTCGCCGCGCGAGGACTTCCTGCCCTTCTTCCTGCACCCGCGGGCCGACCGGGACACCGTCGCGGCCTTCAAGTCCGCCCTCGCCGCGGCCGACGTCAAGCTCGCCTCGGTGCTGCCGCTCTACCGCTGGTCCGGCCCCGACGAGGAGGAGCGCCAGGCGGCGGTGCGCTACTGGAAGCGGGCCATCGAGATCACGGTCGAGCTCGGCTGCACCGTCATGAACTCGGAGTTCAACGGCCGCCCCGAGCAGGCGTCCCGGAGCGAGGCCATGTTCTGGCGGTCGATGGAGGAGCTCCTGCCCGTCTTCGAGCGCGAGGGCGTGGAGCTCCGCCTCGAACCGCACCCGGACGACTTCGTCGAGGACGGCAAGACCGCCGTCGACATGGTGCGCGGCATCAACTCCCCGCACGTGTCGTTCCTCTACTGCGCGCCGCACACCTTCCACCAGGGCGGCAACCTGACCGAGATCATGGAGTACGCCGGCGACCTGCTCACTCACGTACACGTCGCCGACTCCTTCGACCATCGGGCCTCGTCCGGCCTGCGCTATATCGTCAACCCGCCGGGCTCGACCGCCCGGGTCCACCAGCACCTGAACATCGGCCAGGGCGAGGTCGACTGGGACGAGTTCTTCGGCATCCTGGGCCGCCTCGGCTTCGACGGCATCATGACCGCGTGCGTCTTCGCATGGGAGGACAAGGCGCGCGAGTCGAACCTGTTCATGCTCCAGGAGATGACCAAGCGCACGGCCTCATGGTGA
- a CDS encoding MFS transporter: MSLDTAPPKVRAGGWGVLVLLCLAQFMLIVDITVVQVALPTIGTDLALDRESLTWVVTTYTLCFGGLMVLGGRLSDALGARRTLLAGLGLFTAASLMCGLAGSGAMLIAGRALQGVGAALLSPAALAVVIATFHGERRGRALGVWAAIGGTGAALGVLLGGVLTAGPGWTWVFFVNVPIGLAVLAAVPVVVPATPGRSERVDVPGALLVTLATALLIYGLVTAGDAGWGAMGTVLPLVGAVLLYVVFVVVERSVRSPLMRAETLARRPVISGTFVMLVATGLMLGLFFISSLYLQHVLGFSALETGLLFLPVAIAITIGAQLGGHLIGRIGGRPVAVASFVVTAAGAALMTRISPDASAYTTLLPGFVLAALGIGPAFVTATTTTMANIPPGENGVASGVINTFHELGGSIGVAVVSTVAASSLVPGSAGGIGGFVAGLTLCAVVAGVTAAVALGLVPAGKPATAFVGHGHGH; encoded by the coding sequence ATGAGTCTCGACACGGCTCCCCCCAAGGTGCGCGCCGGCGGATGGGGCGTGTTGGTGCTGCTGTGCCTGGCGCAGTTCATGCTGATCGTGGACATCACGGTCGTGCAGGTGGCGTTGCCGACCATCGGCACGGACCTCGCGCTCGACCGTGAGTCGCTGACATGGGTGGTGACCACGTACACGCTCTGCTTCGGCGGCCTGATGGTGCTCGGAGGGCGGCTGTCCGACGCGTTGGGCGCGCGCCGCACGCTCCTCGCCGGACTCGGGCTGTTCACGGCGGCCTCACTGATGTGCGGGCTGGCCGGCAGCGGCGCCATGCTCATCGCCGGGCGGGCGCTGCAGGGCGTCGGCGCGGCGTTGCTCTCGCCGGCGGCGCTGGCCGTCGTCATCGCCACGTTCCACGGTGAGCGGCGCGGGCGGGCACTCGGCGTCTGGGCGGCCATCGGCGGCACGGGCGCGGCCCTCGGCGTGCTGCTCGGCGGCGTGCTGACCGCGGGGCCGGGGTGGACGTGGGTGTTCTTCGTGAACGTTCCGATCGGGCTGGCGGTGCTCGCGGCCGTGCCCGTCGTGGTGCCGGCCACGCCCGGGCGGAGCGAGCGGGTCGACGTGCCCGGCGCGCTGCTGGTCACGCTGGCGACGGCGCTGCTGATCTACGGGCTGGTGACGGCGGGCGACGCCGGCTGGGGAGCGATGGGTACGGTGCTGCCGCTGGTCGGGGCCGTGTTGCTCTACGTCGTGTTCGTGGTGGTCGAGCGGTCGGTACGGTCACCGCTGATGCGCGCCGAGACCCTGGCCAGGCGGCCGGTGATCTCGGGGACGTTCGTCATGCTGGTGGCGACCGGCCTGATGCTGGGCCTGTTCTTCATCAGCTCGCTCTACCTTCAGCACGTGCTGGGCTTCAGCGCGTTGGAGACCGGGCTGCTCTTCCTGCCGGTGGCCATCGCGATCACCATCGGGGCGCAGCTCGGCGGACATCTCATCGGCAGGATCGGCGGACGGCCGGTGGCGGTGGCGTCCTTCGTGGTCACGGCGGCGGGGGCGGCGCTGATGACCCGCATCTCGCCCGACGCGAGCGCGTACACCACCTTGTTGCCGGGGTTCGTGCTGGCCGCGCTGGGCATCGGGCCGGCGTTCGTGACGGCCACCACCACCACCATGGCGAACATCCCGCCCGGCGAGAACGGCGTCGCCTCCGGCGTGATCAACACCTTCCACGAGCTCGGCGGCTCGATCGGCGTGGCCGTCGTCTCCACTGTCGCCGCGTCAAGCCTCGTGCCCGGCTCGGCAGGGGGCATCGGCGGCTTCGTGGCGGGGCTCACGCTGTGCGCCGTCGTCGCGGGCGTCACGGCCGCCGTCGCGCTGGGGCTGGTGCCGGCGGGCAAACCGGCGACGGCGTTCGTCGGCCACGGCCACGGCCACTGA
- a CDS encoding AAA family ATPase — protein sequence MRENDPFRGQVLSFGFSEHRDNELLTFLPRPELGAEEVILPEGRLEAIEDHIVGIAELAGRLTAAGQHLRRGLLLYGPPGTGKTHTTRYLISRLREHTTVLMTGPAMRKIDYAVAMARKLQPSIVVVEDVDLIAEDRSQYESSPLLFSLLDAMDGISGDVDVTFVLTTNRVEALEKALVQRPGRVDLAVEIPPPDAAARERLVRLYARNQPIVADVAKVVAATEGVTASFIKELLRRVILVALRSDETALTDDHFDTALQGMAGDNQALTRALLGSQEPSTATGPKDERTPARLEPPNC from the coding sequence ATGCGGGAGAACGATCCGTTCCGCGGCCAGGTGCTCAGCTTCGGATTCAGCGAGCACCGGGACAACGAACTGCTCACCTTCCTGCCCCGCCCAGAGCTCGGCGCCGAGGAGGTGATCCTGCCGGAGGGCCGGCTCGAGGCCATCGAGGATCACATCGTAGGCATCGCCGAGCTGGCCGGCCGCCTCACCGCAGCCGGCCAGCACCTGCGCCGGGGGCTGCTGCTCTACGGCCCGCCCGGCACCGGCAAGACCCACACCACGCGCTACCTCATCAGCCGGTTGCGCGAGCACACGACGGTGCTGATGACGGGGCCCGCCATGCGCAAGATCGACTACGCGGTGGCGATGGCCCGCAAGCTCCAGCCGTCCATCGTGGTCGTCGAGGACGTCGACCTCATCGCCGAGGACCGCAGCCAGTACGAGAGCAGCCCGCTGCTGTTCTCCCTGCTGGACGCCATGGATGGGATCAGCGGCGACGTCGACGTGACGTTCGTCCTGACCACCAACCGGGTCGAGGCCCTGGAGAAGGCCCTGGTCCAGCGGCCCGGCCGGGTGGACCTCGCGGTGGAGATCCCGCCTCCGGACGCGGCGGCCCGGGAGCGCCTGGTCCGGCTGTACGCCCGGAATCAGCCCATCGTGGCCGACGTTGCCAAGGTGGTCGCCGCCACCGAGGGCGTCACCGCGTCCTTCATCAAGGAGCTGCTGCGCCGCGTCATCCTGGTCGCGCTCCGCTCCGACGAAACCGCCCTCACCGACGACCACTTCGACACGGCGCTGCAAGGCATGGCAGGCGACAATCAGGCGCTCACCCGCGCCCTCCTCGGCTCCCAGGAGCCAAGTACGGCCACCGGTCCCAAGGACGAGCGAACCCCCGCACGATTGGAGCCGCCCAACTGCTGA
- a CDS encoding SAM-dependent methyltransferase produces the protein MAEQQDEWKSAIDTTRPSIARAYDVVLHGKDNFEVDRAFVAEIVKVVPEIYDVATYNRHMLGRGVRFLVDQGVTQFVDLGSGLPTVENTHQVAQRANPESRVVYVDNDPMVLAHGRALLAENERTAVVTSDLRDPAAILADEAVARLIDLGRPVGVMLVGILHHLHDDEDPRGIVEAYMAAVPSGSYLFITHFCDSSQDSRDAEKKFLALLGTGRFRTVAEITAFFDGFELVEPGVVPLPLWRPEAAVPDELTVGQRLMFGGIARKP, from the coding sequence GTGGCCGAGCAACAGGACGAGTGGAAGAGCGCGATCGACACGACCAGGCCCAGCATCGCGAGGGCCTACGACGTCGTCCTACACGGCAAGGACAACTTCGAGGTCGATCGCGCCTTCGTCGCGGAGATCGTCAAGGTCGTTCCGGAGATCTACGACGTGGCGACCTACAACCGCCACATGCTGGGCCGCGGCGTCCGGTTCCTGGTCGACCAGGGCGTCACCCAGTTCGTCGACCTCGGCTCGGGGCTGCCGACCGTGGAGAACACCCACCAGGTCGCCCAGCGCGCGAACCCGGAGTCGCGCGTCGTCTACGTCGACAACGACCCCATGGTTCTGGCCCACGGCCGGGCCCTGCTGGCGGAGAACGAGCGCACCGCCGTGGTCACCTCGGACCTGCGCGACCCGGCGGCGATCCTCGCCGACGAGGCCGTCGCGCGGCTCATCGACCTCGGCCGCCCGGTCGGTGTGATGCTGGTCGGCATCCTGCACCACCTGCACGACGACGAGGACCCGCGGGGAATCGTCGAGGCGTACATGGCCGCGGTCCCGTCCGGCAGCTACCTCTTCATCACCCACTTCTGCGATTCGAGCCAGGACTCGCGTGACGCGGAGAAGAAGTTCCTCGCGCTGCTCGGCACCGGCAGGTTCCGCACCGTCGCGGAGATCACCGCCTTCTTCGACGGGTTCGAGCTGGTGGAGCCGGGTGTCGTCCCACTGCCTCTGTGGCGTCCCGAGGCGGCCGTTCCTGACGAACTGACCGTGGGCCAGCGCCTCATGTTCGGCGGCATCGCCCGCAAACCCTGA